aagagcTTTAAGCTCAattaataaattgtgttttcacCAAATATATCCAATTGAAAACTaagatgtttttgtctttggtttCCAGTCCCAACAATGGCCAACTTTGGAGGACATGCCATTCCGGGATCTTTTTTCCTGCTCCTTGGTTTTTGGCTAACGGTGAAATACGTTCTCCAATACTACTGGAGGACAAGTCAGCCCAAAGGAAGACAGATTATGTCTCCTTTCTTCAAACGGATGAACTTCTTGGAGGGGGGATTGCTAATCTTTGGTTCATTCGTAGGTCAGTTTTCCCATCAATCCTCTGCACTCTTGAAACTAATCTAATCTCTAAACGTGTTCATGACCCGTCCCTTTGTCCTGTCCCAGGTATTATGATTGAGCAGTTTGTGGTGGATGGGCCACATGCTCACCTATACGACACAGAACACCACTCATGGGTCAAGCTGATGAACTGGCAGCATGGCACAATGTATCTGTTCTTCGGGATCTGTGGAATAGCCATTGTCGCCAGGAATTCATCCAAACTGGTGCCGGTTGGTGTTGACCACCTTTTTCTGTCATTGGCTCTTTTTGTTGAAGGTAAGCTAAATTACAGTGTGACATTTTCCTACTTGTACTGTATTTGAGTTCAATTTGACTCTCCCATATCATCCAGGGTTTCTGTTCTACTACCACGTGCACATGCGGCCCCCTCTGGATGCTCACATCCACACCCTGCTGCTTGTTGCTGTTTTTGGTGGATCGGCCAGCGTCATGGTGGAGGTCTTCATCAAAGACAACATTGTTTTGGAGCTGTTCGGGGCATGCATGTTCATCCTGCAGGGCTCATGGTTCTACCAGGTGATTAGCAAAATGAGAAGCTTATAATGCTGTGATTTGTTGGCCTCAGTGTGAATACACCCATTCATTTTTCTAATGCGcatcagtgtgttgttagttTGGCATTATTATTAAACGTGTAGTACAATTAAATCACgataaaatatgttaattttgATGTAGTTGGTATCTATCATAGTATTTGAATGACGCGGGTGCACAAGTGACAGCTGCGGTGAAACTCGAGCAATAAGAGCGATGCCATTAgagcgataggagcgatgccaATAGAACGATAGGAGCAATATAGAAGCGATGCCAATAGAGCGATAGGAGCAATATAGAAGTGATGCCAATAg
This Eleginops maclovinus isolate JMC-PN-2008 ecotype Puerto Natales chromosome 11, JC_Emac_rtc_rv5, whole genome shotgun sequence DNA region includes the following protein-coding sequences:
- the tmem45b gene encoding transmembrane protein 45B, with amino-acid sequence MANFGGHAIPGSFFLLLGFWLTVKYVLQYYWRTSQPKGRQIMSPFFKRMNFLEGGLLIFGSFVGIMIEQFVVDGPHAHLYDTEHHSWVKLMNWQHGTMYLFFGICGIAIVARNSSKLVPVGVDHLFLSLALFVEGFLFYYHVHMRPPLDAHIHTLLLVAVFGGSASVMVEVFIKDNIVLELFGACMFILQGSWFYQIGFVLYPLSGPQWDLKLHDNIMFITMCFCWHLAVALLLVASTSSFVWLTVKRFSEKGQDIEIGMRNTSSKRSSQKALLEESDEE